One Helianthus annuus cultivar XRQ/B chromosome 12, HanXRQr2.0-SUNRISE, whole genome shotgun sequence genomic region harbors:
- the LOC110895599 gene encoding wall-associated receptor kinase-like 14, whose protein sequence is MTYQSQRFSLSVSVSQSQPSLKIFVTMNLHLFILFLVLITTLTTSSTSAQANCTRVCNGESVAYPFGFSDGCQIRLNCSEGGVIRVGEYNVQNITSDRILVNLPAKCDRKFDEIRVFNNDNFALSSRNGLLLEKCNSTLNDCVVSTARVENHFNLQKCDTRDNSTTMNCYSEDDPDVEFVNLKPLEDARCQILFSSVTVDVNGSSSTTPSMPVSLEFQLLDLGWWVRGECSCDKNASCRNVSYANRTVGYRCHCNDGFAGDGFTAGNGCRRVERCGAKRYMSGKCGGTTRVGVLVGGIVAGASLMSAAALICYFLKKRAALRNQRLAKRQLSEATGSFSIPFYHYKTIERATNSFSEKQRLGVGAYGTVYAGKLSSNEWVAIKKIRNRDTDDYGNNQVMNEIKLISTVNHPNLVRLLGYCIEKGEQILVYEFMPNGTLSQHLQRERGKGLPWTVRLTIATETAQAIAHLHSMNPPIYHRDIKSSNILLDYNFNSKVADFGLSRLGMLDDSHISTAPQGTPGYVDPQYHQNFHLSDKSDVYSFGVVLVEIITALKVVDFSRHHSEINLAALAIEKIGKGCVDDIIDSFLEPNRDAWTLSSINKVAELAFRCLAFHRDMRPSMTEVADELEQIRISGWHTVDDNVTMSSSSVSSSPFNGSERSIGGTIAKKVAAIGSKRRLSVPQVIPDCLKIAEDGKDTSPVSVQDIWLSEQSSPSTNSLLGNVVR, encoded by the exons ATGACTTATCAAAGTCAAAGGTTTTCTCTCTCTGTTTCTGTTTCTCAATCACAACCATCTTTGAAGATATTCGTGACTATGAATTTACATCTGTTTATTTTGTTCTTGGTTTTAATAACAACTTTGACGACTTCGTCAACTTCTGCTCAAGCAAACTGCACTCGGGTTTGTAACGGTGAATCGGTGGCGTATCCGTTTGGGTTTTCAGATGGTTGTCAAATTCGTTTGAATTGTTCCGAGGGTGGAGTTATTCGTGTTGGAGAATATAATGTTCAGAATATAACCAGTGATCGGATTCTGGTTAACTTGCCTGCTAAATGTGATCGGAAATTCGACGAGATTCGTGTGTTTAATAACGACAACTTTGCTCTAAGTTCGCGTAACGGATTGCTGTTGGAAAAGTGTAATTCGACGTTGAATGATTGTGTGGTGTCGACTGCTCGAGTTGAGAATCATTTCAACTTACAGAAGTGTGATACAAGGGATAATAGTACCACCATGAATTGTTACTCAGAGGATGATCCTGATGTAGAGTTTGTGAATTTGAAACCACTGGAAGATGCTCGTTGTCAGATTTTGTTTTCTTCGGTTACGGTTGATGTGAATGGAAGCAGTAGTACTACGCCGAGTATGCCCGTGTCGTTGGAGTTTCAGTTGTTGGATTTGGGTTGGTGGGTTCGCGGGGAATGTAGTTGCGATAAGAATGCGAGTTGTCGGAATGTGTCGTATGCGAATCGGACGGTCGGATATCGGTGCCATTGTAATGACGGATTCGCCGGAGATGGATTTACTGCCGGAAATGGTTGCCGGAGag TCGAGAGATGTGGAGCTAAGAGGTACATGTCCGGAAAATGCGGTGGAACAACAAGGGTAGGCGTGCTCGTCGGAG GCATTGTTGCGGGAGCTTCTTTGATGTCAGCCGCGGCACTCATTTGCTACTTTCTTAAGAAACGAGCCGCTTTGAGGAACCAACGACTCGCGAAACGACAATTGTCAGAAGCTACAGGTAGCTTCAGTATCCCGTTTTATCATTACAAAACAATCGAACGGGCCACGAATTCTTTCTCTGAGAAACAAAGGTTAGGTGTAGGAGCATATGGCACAGTTTATGCCGGTAAACTAAGCAGCAATGAGTGGGTAGCCATTAAGAAAATACGAAACCGGGACACAGATGATTATGGAAATAACCAAGTAATGAACGAGATCAAACTTATCTCTACGGTCAACCACCCTAACCTCGTTCGCCTTTTGGGCTATTGTATTGAGAAAGGCGAACAAATTCTCGTCTATGAATTCATGCCAAATGGAACGCTTTCGCAACATCTACAAAGAGAAAGAGGGAAAGGTCTTCCGTGGACCGTAAGACTCACGATCGCAACCGAAACCGCACAAGCTATTGCTCATCTTCACTCTATGAACCCTCCTATATATCATAGAGATATTAAATCAAGTAATATACTTCTAGACTACAACTTTAACTCAAAAGTTGCAGATTTCGGACTTTCTAGACTCGGTATGTTAGACGATTCACACATATCAACCGCTCCGCAAGGGACACCAGGTTATGTGGACCCGCAATACCATCAAAACTTCCATCTTTCAGATAAAAGTGATGTTTATAGCTTCGGGGTGGTTCTTGTTGAGATCATCACTGCTTTAAAAGTGGTTGATTTTTCCCGCCATCATAGTGAAATAAACCTCGCTGCTCTTGCTATAGAAAAGATCGGGAAAGGTTGCGTGGATGATATAATTGACTCATTTTTGGAGCCAAATAGAGATGCATGGACGCTTTCATCAATTAACAAAGTGGCTGAGCTGGCGTTTCGATGTTTAGCTTTTCATAGAGATATGAGACCATCAATGACAGAAGTGGCGGATGAACTGGAACAGATTAGGATCAGTGGATGGCACACGGTTGATGATAATGTAACCATGTCATCATCATCAGTTTCCTCATCACCGTTTAATGGCAGTGAGAGATCAATAGGCGGGACAATAGCAAAAAAAGTGGCGGCAATAGGAAGCAAGCGGCGGTTGAGTGTTCCTCAGGTGATACCGGACTGTTTAAAGATAGCGGAAGATGGGAAAGATACTTCACCTGTTTCTGTGCAGGATATATGGTTAAGTGAGCAGAGTTCACCCTCAACTAACAGCTTGTTAGGAAATGTTGTTAGGTGA
- the LOC118484918 gene encoding uncharacterized protein LOC118484918 isoform X2, whose translation MAELPAVISTSPFPSYNDIWEGNANSTIAPAAVIASAASIGSTSAPPAANVVGGSSVTTLSVTAPVVTPLPSFDNAFLLRNADLLRQLQQQQQRDEMLQSLRTNLFTSAYSGGNPVSVGPFASGSLGSLGLNPQDQELLMPYHPTSMTSQSKFTLWIVNAPLPAKLKMPPTLKFYDGTSDPDDHMFAFAGAAKVEQWPMPAWCLMFAQTLTGSARVWFDGLPEGSIDHFEDFRRIFLQNFCQQRRCKKDITEVHHIKRRDGESVEDFIDRFNRESMQISGAVDQLRVSGFCHGVRNNQLVEKLHEDLPKTMETLMERARAFVRGKSACGQPNEATARSSKARTTSWRRNASPPKDRSNNWNRNRGPYQKSDRSSFRTGNVRFNSFSELSKSPSEILSTENTRFPTPLKQRPTSDKHSKKYCEYHRDKGHTTDECWALKQEIEKAVRSDKLSHLVKEVKDGKKPATVVDNPNTEPGINMIRSTEPRGIKRSNQHMATWMRQPMYFPPVDPEDARDGPIIISAVVAGHLVRRIYVDGGSAFEIMYIQCFQQLNPQTKRKLIEVSTPLISFSGEVVRPIGQITLPTTFKDGSKSRTVPLTFLVVRTHSSHNIILGRPGLRALGAISSTIHGAIKFPTEAGVATICSESNSLVAEVRHTAETSSKKSEVPTELWAINPDFPEQQVAIGAQLPKRTKKLL comes from the exons ATGGCAGAATTACCAGCAGTAATCTCCACCAGTCCTTTCCCATCTTACAATGATATATGGGAAGGAAATGCTAATTCCACAATCGCTCCAGCAGCAGTTATCGCTTCAGCAGCCTCGATAGGCTCCACATCGGCTCCTCCAGCTGCAAATGTTGTGGGTGGAAGTTCTGTCACCACACTGTCCGTTACCGCTCCAGTTGTCACGCCACTACCGAGTTTTGACAACGCTTTCCTCTTAAGGAATGCTGATCTGTTGCGACAGTTACAGCAGCAACAGCAGAGAGACGAGATGCTGCAAAGTCTCCGAACAAACTTGTTTACCAGTGCCTACTCAGGGGGAAACCCAGTCTCCGTCGGTCCTTTTGCTTCTGGATCTCTG GGATCTTTGGGTTTAAACCCCCAAGACCAAGAGCTACTCATGCCATATCATCCCACGTCTATGACTTCGCAGTCAAAGTTCACGCTATGGATTGTCAATGCTCCACTCCCAGCTAAGCTGAAGATGCCTCCCACGTTAAAATTTTACGATGGTACGTcggacccggacgaccacatgttCGCGTTTGCCGGAGCGGCTAAGGTCGAGCAATGGCCAATGCCGGCTTGGTGTCTTATGTTCGCCCAAACTCTCACCGGATCGGCTAGAGTTTGGTTCGATGGGTTGCCAGAGGGGTCGATCGATCACTTCGAGGACTTCCGACGTATATTCTTGCAAAACTTTTGTCAGCAGCGTCGCTGCAAAAAAGATATTACTGAGGTACACCACATCAAGCGCCGCGACGGAGAGTCCGTAGAAGATTTTATAGACCGTTTCAACCGGGAAAGTATGCAGATAAGTGGAGCAGTAGATCAGCTCCGAGTATCGGGTTTCTGTCATGGTGTACGGAACAATCAATTGGTGGAAAAACTTCACGAAGATCTCCCAAAGACCATGGAGACACTCATGGAACGGGCTCGAGCTTTTGTTCGAGGGAAGAGTGCTTGCGGCCAACCGAACGAAGCGACTGCCAGGAGCTCCAAAGCCCGAACCACGTCATGGAGACGGAACGCATCGCCACCAAAAGATAGGAGCAATAACTGGAACAGAAACCGTGGTCCGTATCAAAAATCCGATCGAAGCAGTTTTCGGACAGGAAACGTACGATTCAACAGTTTCTCTGAATTATCAAAATCGCCGAGCGAAATCCTCAGCACGGAAAACACTCGATTCCCCACGCCATTAAAGCAACGGCCCACCTCAGATAAGCACTCCAAGAAATATTGTGAATATCACCGAGACAAAGGCCATACAACTGATGAGTGTTGGGCTCTAAAGCAAGAAATCGAAAAGGCCGTTCGATCCGATAAACTCTCACATCTTGTAAAAGAAGTAAAAGATGGAAAGAAGCCAGCAACAGTAGTTGACAATCCGAACACCGAACCGGGAATCAATATGATCCGGTCAACAGAACCGAGAGGAATCAAACGGTCGAACCAGCATATGGCAACATGGATGCGTCAGCCGATGTATTTTCCTCCGGTCGACCCCGAAGACGCTCGGGACGGACCGATCATAATTTCAGCTGTTGTCGCCGGACACCTGGTTCGACGTATTTACGTGGATGGAGGAAGCGCCTTTGAGATCATGTATATCCAGTGTTTCCAACAGCTGAATCCCCAAACAAAAAGGAAGTTAATCGAAGTATCTACCCCATTGATAAGCTTCTCGGGAGAAGTAGTCCGTCCGATAGGACAGATTACTCTTCCAACCACATTCAAAGACGGTAGCAAAAGCAGGACGGTGCCATTAACTTTCCTTGTTGTTCGAACTCATTCTTCGCACAACATAATACTCGGACGCCCCGGATTACGAGCTCTTGGAGCGATCAGCTCGACAATACACGGAGCTATTAAGTTCCCTACCGAAGCCGGTGTCGCAACCATCTGTTCGGAATCGAATTCGCTGGTCGCTGAGGTAAGGCATACAGCCGAAACAAGCTCTAAGAAGTCCGAAGTACCTACGGAGCTATGGGCAATCAATCCGGATTTCCCCGAACAACAAGTGGCTATCGGCGCTCAACTCCCAAAACGAACGAAGAAACTCTTATGA
- the LOC118484918 gene encoding uncharacterized protein LOC118484918 isoform X1 gives MAELPAVISTSPFPSYNDIWEGNANSTIAPAAVIASAASIGSTSAPPAANVVGGSSVTTLSVTAPVVTPLPSFDNAFLLRNADLLRQLQQQQQRDEMLQSLRTNLFTSAYSGGNPVSVGPFASGSLVSSMISTSIPHVTQFSSVTSAPMNNGLNDLFLQGSLGLNPQDQELLMPYHPTSMTSQSKFTLWIVNAPLPAKLKMPPTLKFYDGTSDPDDHMFAFAGAAKVEQWPMPAWCLMFAQTLTGSARVWFDGLPEGSIDHFEDFRRIFLQNFCQQRRCKKDITEVHHIKRRDGESVEDFIDRFNRESMQISGAVDQLRVSGFCHGVRNNQLVEKLHEDLPKTMETLMERARAFVRGKSACGQPNEATARSSKARTTSWRRNASPPKDRSNNWNRNRGPYQKSDRSSFRTGNVRFNSFSELSKSPSEILSTENTRFPTPLKQRPTSDKHSKKYCEYHRDKGHTTDECWALKQEIEKAVRSDKLSHLVKEVKDGKKPATVVDNPNTEPGINMIRSTEPRGIKRSNQHMATWMRQPMYFPPVDPEDARDGPIIISAVVAGHLVRRIYVDGGSAFEIMYIQCFQQLNPQTKRKLIEVSTPLISFSGEVVRPIGQITLPTTFKDGSKSRTVPLTFLVVRTHSSHNIILGRPGLRALGAISSTIHGAIKFPTEAGVATICSESNSLVAEVRHTAETSSKKSEVPTELWAINPDFPEQQVAIGAQLPKRTKKLL, from the coding sequence ATGGCAGAATTACCAGCAGTAATCTCCACCAGTCCTTTCCCATCTTACAATGATATATGGGAAGGAAATGCTAATTCCACAATCGCTCCAGCAGCAGTTATCGCTTCAGCAGCCTCGATAGGCTCCACATCGGCTCCTCCAGCTGCAAATGTTGTGGGTGGAAGTTCTGTCACCACACTGTCCGTTACCGCTCCAGTTGTCACGCCACTACCGAGTTTTGACAACGCTTTCCTCTTAAGGAATGCTGATCTGTTGCGACAGTTACAGCAGCAACAGCAGAGAGACGAGATGCTGCAAAGTCTCCGAACAAACTTGTTTACCAGTGCCTACTCAGGGGGAAACCCAGTCTCCGTCGGTCCTTTTGCTTCTGGATCTCTGGTAAGTTCTATGATCTCCACTTCTATACCACATGTTACACAATTCTCATCCGTAACAAGTGCTCCGATGAATAACGGTCTAAACGACCTGTTTCTCCAGGGATCTTTGGGTTTAAACCCCCAAGACCAAGAGCTACTCATGCCATATCATCCCACGTCTATGACTTCGCAGTCAAAGTTCACGCTATGGATTGTCAATGCTCCACTCCCAGCTAAGCTGAAGATGCCTCCCACGTTAAAATTTTACGATGGTACGTcggacccggacgaccacatgttCGCGTTTGCCGGAGCGGCTAAGGTCGAGCAATGGCCAATGCCGGCTTGGTGTCTTATGTTCGCCCAAACTCTCACCGGATCGGCTAGAGTTTGGTTCGATGGGTTGCCAGAGGGGTCGATCGATCACTTCGAGGACTTCCGACGTATATTCTTGCAAAACTTTTGTCAGCAGCGTCGCTGCAAAAAAGATATTACTGAGGTACACCACATCAAGCGCCGCGACGGAGAGTCCGTAGAAGATTTTATAGACCGTTTCAACCGGGAAAGTATGCAGATAAGTGGAGCAGTAGATCAGCTCCGAGTATCGGGTTTCTGTCATGGTGTACGGAACAATCAATTGGTGGAAAAACTTCACGAAGATCTCCCAAAGACCATGGAGACACTCATGGAACGGGCTCGAGCTTTTGTTCGAGGGAAGAGTGCTTGCGGCCAACCGAACGAAGCGACTGCCAGGAGCTCCAAAGCCCGAACCACGTCATGGAGACGGAACGCATCGCCACCAAAAGATAGGAGCAATAACTGGAACAGAAACCGTGGTCCGTATCAAAAATCCGATCGAAGCAGTTTTCGGACAGGAAACGTACGATTCAACAGTTTCTCTGAATTATCAAAATCGCCGAGCGAAATCCTCAGCACGGAAAACACTCGATTCCCCACGCCATTAAAGCAACGGCCCACCTCAGATAAGCACTCCAAGAAATATTGTGAATATCACCGAGACAAAGGCCATACAACTGATGAGTGTTGGGCTCTAAAGCAAGAAATCGAAAAGGCCGTTCGATCCGATAAACTCTCACATCTTGTAAAAGAAGTAAAAGATGGAAAGAAGCCAGCAACAGTAGTTGACAATCCGAACACCGAACCGGGAATCAATATGATCCGGTCAACAGAACCGAGAGGAATCAAACGGTCGAACCAGCATATGGCAACATGGATGCGTCAGCCGATGTATTTTCCTCCGGTCGACCCCGAAGACGCTCGGGACGGACCGATCATAATTTCAGCTGTTGTCGCCGGACACCTGGTTCGACGTATTTACGTGGATGGAGGAAGCGCCTTTGAGATCATGTATATCCAGTGTTTCCAACAGCTGAATCCCCAAACAAAAAGGAAGTTAATCGAAGTATCTACCCCATTGATAAGCTTCTCGGGAGAAGTAGTCCGTCCGATAGGACAGATTACTCTTCCAACCACATTCAAAGACGGTAGCAAAAGCAGGACGGTGCCATTAACTTTCCTTGTTGTTCGAACTCATTCTTCGCACAACATAATACTCGGACGCCCCGGATTACGAGCTCTTGGAGCGATCAGCTCGACAATACACGGAGCTATTAAGTTCCCTACCGAAGCCGGTGTCGCAACCATCTGTTCGGAATCGAATTCGCTGGTCGCTGAGGTAAGGCATACAGCCGAAACAAGCTCTAAGAAGTCCGAAGTACCTACGGAGCTATGGGCAATCAATCCGGATTTCCCCGAACAACAAGTGGCTATCGGCGCTCAACTCCCAAAACGAACGAAGAAACTCTTATGA